The DNA window ACGACAAGATCGGCTATCTCAAGATCATGCGGGATGACACCGAACGGCATCTCGCCGAGGAACATCAGCAGGTGATGATGCGGGAAATGAGCCATCGCGTAAAGAACAGCCTGATGCTGGTAACCGCAATGCTTTCCATGCAAGCCAGGGCAACCGATATTCCTGATGTCAGGCGGGTTTTGACGGATGCGGAAACCCGGGTGGCGACCATTGCAGCCGTCCATGACCATTTGTGGCGGCAGCCTGATCTCGAGACCATCGACCTAGCCGCGTTTCTTAAGGATCTTTGTAGCCGTCTAGCGCAAACATCTATCCGGCACACACTCTCTTTTGAAGGCACTCCCTGCCGGATAGACACTGACCGCGCCATCCAGGCAGCCCTTCTTGTCAACGAGCTTGTGACGAACGCGATCAAGCATGCCTACCCATCAGGAGGCGGCAGAGTTGCCGTCTCGATCAACGCCATCGACGCCGTGATCTCCCTCACCGTTTCGGATGAGGGCGTCGGATTGCCAGACGACTTCGATCCGCACGAAAGCTCAGGAAGGAGCCTTGGAATGAGGGTCGTCAAAGGGTTGGTAAGACAGCTCCAGGCAGAGTTTATCGTAACGCGAACTGAGCCAGGAACTGCGTTGATCACGAAAATTCCGTTGAGTTCGTGACACTTCCGAAGGCGATCCGGGGGGCTTTCTGCCAAAAATATTTACATGAAGAAACGGGAGCCGGAGCTCCCGTCGATCAGATGTGTCTTGTAGAACTTTCAGCCGCAACTTCGCCGACGGAAAGCGCCCTGAAGAACGGCACAAGTTGATAGAGTGCCGACAAACCGACGAGAACGTAGACAATGGTGGCGAGCGCGCTGTCACGACCAGCGAATATCGTGGCGACAAGGTCGAAATCGGCAAGGCCGACAAGAAGCCATTTGATGCCGCCGACAATGATCAAAAGCAATGTGATGAGGTTGATCGCTTTCACGAGAGATCTCCTTTGCAATACGGTTTGTGTGGAGGTTTCAACAAGGGCATCCGCCCTTCTGTCACGGGTTCATCCTGCCGAGCGCTTTGGCCGCTTATCTTGTTGGGCGAGTTCCCTGTCGACGATTTGTTCGGATCCTTCCGCCGGGTCTTCACTTGCAGACGCTTCGGTGCGATCGGCGGATTGCTCATCAGCCTCGTTTATCCCTGCCTTGTGCCAATGATCGAGATCGCGCCCTTCGGGGCGACCCTCTTTCTCCCACAAGGCGTATGCTTTTGCGTGTCTGTCCGTTTCATCGCTCATGTTTTTTTCCCTCCAGAAATTAGCCTGTGAGGGAAGGCGATGGCGCCTTCCCCGATCGCCATGTTCAGTCAACGGTTGTTGCCGCCGCTGGACGACTGGCCGCCCTTCTTGCCGGCTTCAGATGCACGCTCGGGGTCGTTCGCGAAGTTTCCGCCCGACGCCTGGCCGCCCTTGCTGGCAATGTCGCGCTGTTTGTCATCGTCCATGGACGCGAAGCCGCGCTTGGACGTGTCACCACCCGACTGATTTCCGTTCTGAGAGTTTGGCATAATTTTCTCCTCTATTGTGCTGGCCCATTCCAGCACGGAGAAGCAACTTTGCTCTGCCAAAACAGTTCCTCGACCGTCAGAAACCGCACAATTCCGTATCACCGTTCCAGGGTCGAGCAGCGTCGTGTCGCGAGCCTCCGGTATTCAGATCGCGACCAGCGCCACTGTGCGCTTCCGCAACGACCGGAACCAACGTCCCTCAGGGTGGTTTGCAGAAATTCACAATCGCCCATCAGAAGGCACATGGAGGGATAGGCATGCGATTGATGGCGACGATACTCTACGGGTTTGACGATCATGTCGTCAGCAACGTTTGATGCCAAAGCCCTTAGAGAAGCCTGTCGGAGCTTCGAAGCCAAGTATGGCATCGAGGCATTCCTCGATGCGATGGCCGAAATCATGCAGGACCGCGTTGGTGGCCACGGCCTGACCATCGACTTCTTTGACGACGAAATTGGAGATCAATATGGAGAACGAGGCGAAGGCCGTGGTGATCACCGGAGCGTCAAGCGGGATCGGGCAGGCCACCGCTGAGGCCTTCGCACGTCAGGGCGCCAAGCTCGTGATTGCCGCGCGGAATGCGGCCGCACTTCAGTCTGTGGCAAACACGTGCCGCGAGCTGGGTGCCGACGTCCTCGTCGTGCCGACCGATGTGACCGATGCCGATCAGGTCAAGGCACTCGCCAAGGCGGCGCTGAGCTTCGGCGCGATCGATGTCTGGGTCAGCAATGTCGGCGTCGGCGCGGTTGGCAAATTCCAGGACACACCGATCGAAGCGCACGATCAGGTGGTCCGCGCCAATCTCATCGGCCATATGAACGATGCTCACGCCGTCCTGCCGATTTTCCTGAAGCAAGATCGCGGCATATTCATCAACATGATCTCGCTCGGCGGATTCGCGGCGGCGCCCTATGCCACGGCTTATAGCGCCAGCAAATTCGGGCTGAAGGGATTTTCGGAAGCGCTGAGGGGCGAACTGGCGGATCATCCGAACATCCATATCTGCGATATCTACCCGGCATTTATTGATACGCCGGGGATCAGCCATGGGGCCAACTATACCGGCCGCCAACTTTCGGCTCCGCCACCGGTTTACGACGCGCGCAAGGTCGCCGACGCTGTCGTGAGGGTGTCCCGGCATCCAAAGGCGACAACGACAGTGGGTGCAACGGCAGAGCTGATACGCTTTGGACATTTCTTTGCGCCTAGCTTGAGCGCGCGGTTCATGAACTGGTTCATGACGACTTACTTCAAGCTTGCGGACACGACGCCGATTACCGATGGCAATCTCTACGCTCCTTCATCTCGGCCCGGCGGCATTGATGGCGGATTACGTTCCGGCAGGCAGCGCGTGGCGCTAGGTGCGGTGGCTGCCACCGCGGCCATAGCGCTCGGTCTCTTCACATTGGCAAACGCATACAGCCGCAACAGGCATCGCAACCAATGGAGATAGAGAATGACGCGCGCTCAATAAACGCAGATCCCACTGGTCTCTCTCAGCCCGGATAATCGCATGACGACTTACGCGCCTCTCGATATCCTGAAGCCAGTAGGCGACGGCATCTGGATCGTCGACAGCGGGCCGCTCGCCGCTGCCGGAGCCATCCCTTTGCCCATTCGCATGACGGTCATGCAGTTAGGTGACGGCAGTATCGTCCTGCATTCCCCGACGCGCTACGATATCAGCCTGCGGCAAGAGATCGAAAGCCTTGGGGCCATCCGGCATATTGTCGCGCCGAACAGCGCACACTGGAGTTTCGTCAAGGACTGGAAGGGACGCGTCCCGGACGCGCTCGCCTGGGCGGCCCCCGGTTTGAGGCGGCGTCGCCAAGTAAAGAAAGCTCGCATTCCGTGGCATGGCGACCTTGGCGCCAAATCCCCGGCGCACTTCGCGCCTGATATCGATCAGATCGAGGTACCGGGGATCGGCGGGTTCTTTGAAGTCTGCTTCTTTCACCGGAAAAGCCAGAGCCTCGTCGTGACCGATCTCATCCAGAACCTTGATGATCATCATCAGTCTGCGATGATGCGACTGTTTTCAAAGCTGGTTGGCGCGCGAGACCGTGCGCCGATCTATTTGAGGGCTGTCGTACGCTTGAAAGGCGAGCCGGCCAAGGCAGCAGCCCGGCAACTCGTGGCGTTGGCACCGAAGCGGGTAATCTTCAGCCATGGTCGATATTTTGATGAAGACGCGTCTGCGCGTTTGCGCAAATCGTTCGAATGGTTGGTTTAAGCTGTGTCATATCCTGTCAACGACACACCAGCTTGCGAGTGGTTGCTGGCAAATTCCTCTACCTTCCGGAATGGGAGCGCCCCGGGCATCGCTGCTCGCTTGGGTAGAGCTTCGATCGCCTTGCTGTAGCGGACCATTGTAGCGAGGTCTGCCGGGAACCGGTCTCGATCGACGCCGAGCAGATCACCGCGATTGCGGGCGCGGTCGAGAACACCCTGCCAATCCGAAATCGTTGCCTGTCCGACGGCTTCGACGCCGTTCGGAAACACTGTTATGAAGATGTCGTCGAAGGCCGCCCCGTCGTTAAGATAGTCATGCAGCGCATCGACCGACGGTTTGGCATTGAACACAAGCCAGAACGGCACTGAGCCCGTTTTGAGGGCCAGCCACGGGTCGAGCAGCATGAAGGACTCTGCGAGCAATCGCTTCGGCGGGATTCCGATCCTGCCATACCATTTCCTGTAGAAATCGGCGACGAAGACGCTCAGTTGTTCCGGTTGTTCAAAGGACAGCGTTCGAATATTAGCACCCGCAGCCTGGCCGATCGAAAGAAGATCGGGCATCAGCCCCGGCTCGAACCCCCACTCTGCCTCTACGGTCTGATCGTCCGCGGCTGGTGGATCCCACTTCGACCGCTTGTCTCCAAAGCTCTTTAGATAGGCTTCGACGCGATTGCTGCCGTTGTAATATTCATCAAGGCTTGCACCGCCGACCCCACCGAACTGGAACACAGCGTCGTTGCTGATCCGCCGCACCGGCCATTGCAGCTGGCAATCGACGATCAGCAGTGTCCCACCGGGCTCCAGGTTAGTTTCGATAAAACGGCGGTATGCAGGCGGCAGTCGTATGAATTTCTGGCG is part of the Rhizobium leguminosarum bv. trifolii WSM1325 genome and encodes:
- a CDS encoding protein of unknown function DUF378 (PFAM: protein of unknown function DUF378~KEGG: rsq:Rsph17025_0607 hypothetical protein) → MKAINLITLLLIIVGGIKWLLVGLADFDLVATIFAGRDSALATIVYVLVGLSALYQLVPFFRALSVGEVAAESSTRHI
- a CDS encoding short-chain dehydrogenase/reductase SDR (PFAM: short-chain dehydrogenase/reductase SDR; KR domain protein~KEGG: sme:SM_b20076 short chain dehydrogenase), producing MENEAKAVVITGASSGIGQATAEAFARQGAKLVIAARNAAALQSVANTCRELGADVLVVPTDVTDADQVKALAKAALSFGAIDVWVSNVGVGAVGKFQDTPIEAHDQVVRANLIGHMNDAHAVLPIFLKQDRGIFINMISLGGFAAAPYATAYSASKFGLKGFSEALRGELADHPNIHICDIYPAFIDTPGISHGANYTGRQLSAPPPVYDARKVADAVVRVSRHPKATTTVGATAELIRFGHFFAPSLSARFMNWFMTTYFKLADTTPITDGNLYAPSSRPGGIDGGLRSGRQRVALGAVAATAAIALGLFTLANAYSRNRHRNQWR
- a CDS encoding conserved hypothetical protein (KEGG: mch:Mchl_4521 hypothetical protein), producing the protein MTTYAPLDILKPVGDGIWIVDSGPLAAAGAIPLPIRMTVMQLGDGSIVLHSPTRYDISLRQEIESLGAIRHIVAPNSAHWSFVKDWKGRVPDALAWAAPGLRRRRQVKKARIPWHGDLGAKSPAHFAPDIDQIEVPGIGGFFEVCFFHRKSQSLVVTDLIQNLDDHHQSAMMRLFSKLVGARDRAPIYLRAVVRLKGEPAKAAARQLVALAPKRVIFSHGRYFDEDASARLRKSFEWLV
- a CDS encoding conserved hypothetical protein (KEGG: xcv:XCV2756 hypothetical protein), which produces MPNSQNGNQSGGDTSKRGFASMDDDKQRDIASKGGQASGGNFANDPERASEAGKKGGQSSSGGNNR
- a CDS encoding hypothetical protein (KEGG: rce:RC1_3376 hypothetical protein~SNP /replace=G) — encoded protein: MSDETDRHAKAYALWEKEGRPEGRDLDHWHKAGINEADEQSADRTEASASEDPAEGSEQIVDRELAQQDKRPKRSAG
- a CDS encoding conserved hypothetical protein (KEGG: pmy:Pmen_3125 hypothetical protein), with amino-acid sequence MKPPAGIALFDSAATMARSLASFLHGRPFRSLGEPWITRRLAPVLNHLPKPARRGFFALSSLTYAVSPKKVNSVSSDEVAEWFVGLYPQRRYPVIAIGSSNGALMHLCAALGAPWLPQTFLTPVRHTGVDPDDPQKGFEVGMPVVEKLLARNKNVAIHYMHDSNQDRLVLRHMGLFRQKFIRLPPAYRRFIETNLEPGGTLLIVDCQLQWPVRRISNDAVFQFGGVGGASLDEYYNGSNRVEAYLKSFGDKRSKWDPPAADDQTVEAEWGFEPGLMPDLLSIGQAAGANIRTLSFEQPEQLSVFVADFYRKWYGRIGIPPKRLLAESFMLLDPWLALKTGSVPFWLVFNAKPSVDALHDYLNDGAAFDDIFITVFPNGVEAVGQATISDWQGVLDRARNRGDLLGVDRDRFPADLATMVRYSKAIEALPKRAAMPGALPFRKVEEFASNHSQAGVSLTGYDTA